Proteins co-encoded in one Pongo pygmaeus isolate AG05252 chromosome 23, NHGRI_mPonPyg2-v2.0_pri, whole genome shotgun sequence genomic window:
- the CASTOR1 gene encoding cytosolic arginine sensor for mTORC1 subunit 1 isoform X2, producing the protein MELHILEHRVRVLSVARPGLWLYTHPLIKLLFLPRRSRCKFFSLTETPEDYTLMVDEEGFKELPPSEFLQVAEATWLVLNVSSHSGAAVQAAGVTKIARSVIAPLAEHHVSVLMLSTYQTDFILVREQDLSVVIHTLAQEFDIYREVGGEPVPVTRDDFSNGFPRTQHGPSPTVHPIQSPQNRFCVLTLDPETLPAIATTLIDVLFYSHSTPKEAASSSPEPSSITFFAFSLIEGYISIVMDAETQKKFPSDLLLTSSSGELWRMVRIGGQPLGFDECGIVAQIAGPLAAADISAYYISTFNFDHALVDMKHREVKCLAQCHTAGQCGTRIPKEATV; encoded by the exons ATGGAGCTGCACATCCTAGAACACCGGGTGCGGGTGCTGAGCGTCGCCCGTCCCGGTCTCTGGCTCTACACCCACCCGCTCATCAAGCTGCTGTTCCTGCCCCGCCGCAGCCG gtGCAAGTTCTTCAGCCTGACGGAGACCCCTGAGGATTACACGCTTATGGTGGACGAGGAGGGCTTTAAAG AGCTGCCCCCATCTGAGTTCCTGCAAGTAGCTGAGGCCACATGGCTGGTGCTGAACGTGTCGTCTCACAGTGGTGCGGCAGTGCAGGCTGCTGGGGTCACCAAGATCGCCCGCTCGGTCATCGCGCCACTGGCCGAGCACCACGTGTCTGTGCTGATGCTGTCCACTTACCAGACGGACTTCATCCTG GTGCGGGAGCAGGACCTGTCCGTCGTGATCCACACGctggcccaggagttcgacattTACCGCGAGGTGGGCGGAGAGCCTGTGCCTGTGACGAGGGATGATTTCAGCAATGGCTTTCCCCGCACTCAGCATG GGCCCAGCCCCACGGTGCATCCCATCCAGAGCCCACAGAACCGCTTCTGTGTCCTCACACTGGACCCTGAGACGCTTCCAGCCATCGCCACCACCCTCATAGATGTCCTCTTCTACTCGCACAG CACCCCCAAGGAGGCAGCCTCTAGCAGTCCTGAACCCAGCTCCATCACGTTCTTTGCCTTCTCCCTCATCGAGGGTTATATCTCCATTGTCATGGATGCTGAAACACAGAAAAA GTTCCCCAGTGACCTCCTGCTGACCAGCTCCTCGGGGGAGCTGTGGAGGATGGTGCGCATCGGTGGACAGCCCCTGGGCTTTG ATGAATGTGGCATCGTGGCACAGATCGCAGGTCCCCTTGCTGCCGCTGACATCTCTGCCTACTACATCAGCACCTTCAACTTCGACCATGCCCTG GTGGacatgaagcacagagaggtgaagtgccttgcccaatgtcacacagctgggCAATGCGGAACCAGAATTCCGAAAGAAG CCACCGTGTGA
- the CASTOR1 gene encoding cytosolic arginine sensor for mTORC1 subunit 1 isoform X1, with translation MELHILEHRVRVLSVARPGLWLYTHPLIKLLFLPRRSRCKFFSLTETPEDYTLMVDEEGFKELPPSEFLQVAEATWLVLNVSSHSGAAVQAAGVTKIARSVIAPLAEHHVSVLMLSTYQTDFILVREQDLSVVIHTLAQEFDIYREVGGEPVPVTRDDFSNGFPRTQHAGPSPTVHPIQSPQNRFCVLTLDPETLPAIATTLIDVLFYSHSTPKEAASSSPEPSSITFFAFSLIEGYISIVMDAETQKKFPSDLLLTSSSGELWRMVRIGGQPLGFDECGIVAQIAGPLAAADISAYYISTFNFDHALVDMKHREVKCLAQCHTAGQCGTRIPKEATV, from the exons ATGGAGCTGCACATCCTAGAACACCGGGTGCGGGTGCTGAGCGTCGCCCGTCCCGGTCTCTGGCTCTACACCCACCCGCTCATCAAGCTGCTGTTCCTGCCCCGCCGCAGCCG gtGCAAGTTCTTCAGCCTGACGGAGACCCCTGAGGATTACACGCTTATGGTGGACGAGGAGGGCTTTAAAG AGCTGCCCCCATCTGAGTTCCTGCAAGTAGCTGAGGCCACATGGCTGGTGCTGAACGTGTCGTCTCACAGTGGTGCGGCAGTGCAGGCTGCTGGGGTCACCAAGATCGCCCGCTCGGTCATCGCGCCACTGGCCGAGCACCACGTGTCTGTGCTGATGCTGTCCACTTACCAGACGGACTTCATCCTG GTGCGGGAGCAGGACCTGTCCGTCGTGATCCACACGctggcccaggagttcgacattTACCGCGAGGTGGGCGGAGAGCCTGTGCCTGTGACGAGGGATGATTTCAGCAATGGCTTTCCCCGCACTCAGCATG CAGGGCCCAGCCCCACGGTGCATCCCATCCAGAGCCCACAGAACCGCTTCTGTGTCCTCACACTGGACCCTGAGACGCTTCCAGCCATCGCCACCACCCTCATAGATGTCCTCTTCTACTCGCACAG CACCCCCAAGGAGGCAGCCTCTAGCAGTCCTGAACCCAGCTCCATCACGTTCTTTGCCTTCTCCCTCATCGAGGGTTATATCTCCATTGTCATGGATGCTGAAACACAGAAAAA GTTCCCCAGTGACCTCCTGCTGACCAGCTCCTCGGGGGAGCTGTGGAGGATGGTGCGCATCGGTGGACAGCCCCTGGGCTTTG ATGAATGTGGCATCGTGGCACAGATCGCAGGTCCCCTTGCTGCCGCTGACATCTCTGCCTACTACATCAGCACCTTCAACTTCGACCATGCCCTG GTGGacatgaagcacagagaggtgaagtgccttgcccaatgtcacacagctgggCAATGCGGAACCAGAATTCCGAAAGAAG CCACCGTGTGA
- the CASTOR1 gene encoding cytosolic arginine sensor for mTORC1 subunit 1 isoform X6, whose translation MELHILEHRVRVLSVARPGLWLYTHPLIKLLFLPRRSRCKFFSLTETPEDYTLMVDEEGFKELPPSEFLQVAEATWLVLNVSSHSGAAVQAAGVTKIARSVIAPLAEHHVSVLMLSTYQTDFILVREQDLSVVIHTLAQEFDIYREVGGEPVPVTRDDFSNGFPRTQHGPSPTVHPIQSPQNRFCVLTLDPETLPAIATTLIDVLFYSHRFPSDLLLTSSSGELWRMVRIGGQPLGFDECGIVAQIAGPLAAADISAYYISTFNFDHALVDMKHREVKCLAQCHTAGQCGTRIPKEATV comes from the exons ATGGAGCTGCACATCCTAGAACACCGGGTGCGGGTGCTGAGCGTCGCCCGTCCCGGTCTCTGGCTCTACACCCACCCGCTCATCAAGCTGCTGTTCCTGCCCCGCCGCAGCCG gtGCAAGTTCTTCAGCCTGACGGAGACCCCTGAGGATTACACGCTTATGGTGGACGAGGAGGGCTTTAAAG AGCTGCCCCCATCTGAGTTCCTGCAAGTAGCTGAGGCCACATGGCTGGTGCTGAACGTGTCGTCTCACAGTGGTGCGGCAGTGCAGGCTGCTGGGGTCACCAAGATCGCCCGCTCGGTCATCGCGCCACTGGCCGAGCACCACGTGTCTGTGCTGATGCTGTCCACTTACCAGACGGACTTCATCCTG GTGCGGGAGCAGGACCTGTCCGTCGTGATCCACACGctggcccaggagttcgacattTACCGCGAGGTGGGCGGAGAGCCTGTGCCTGTGACGAGGGATGATTTCAGCAATGGCTTTCCCCGCACTCAGCATG GGCCCAGCCCCACGGTGCATCCCATCCAGAGCCCACAGAACCGCTTCTGTGTCCTCACACTGGACCCTGAGACGCTTCCAGCCATCGCCACCACCCTCATAGATGTCCTCTTCTACTCGCACAG GTTCCCCAGTGACCTCCTGCTGACCAGCTCCTCGGGGGAGCTGTGGAGGATGGTGCGCATCGGTGGACAGCCCCTGGGCTTTG ATGAATGTGGCATCGTGGCACAGATCGCAGGTCCCCTTGCTGCCGCTGACATCTCTGCCTACTACATCAGCACCTTCAACTTCGACCATGCCCTG GTGGacatgaagcacagagaggtgaagtgccttgcccaatgtcacacagctgggCAATGCGGAACCAGAATTCCGAAAGAAG CCACCGTGTGA
- the CASTOR1 gene encoding cytosolic arginine sensor for mTORC1 subunit 1 isoform X5, with the protein MELHILEHRVRVLSVARPGLWLYTHPLIKLLFLPRRSRCKFFSLTETPEDYTLMVDEEGFKELPPSEFLQVAEATWLVLNVSSHSGAAVQAAGVTKIARSVIAPLAEHHVSVLMLSTYQTDFILVREQDLSVVIHTLAQEFDIYREVGGEPVPVTRDDFSNGFPRTQHAGPSPTVHPIQSPQNRFCVLTLDPETLPAIATTLIDVLFYSHRFPSDLLLTSSSGELWRMVRIGGQPLGFDECGIVAQIAGPLAAADISAYYISTFNFDHALVDMKHREVKCLAQCHTAGQCGTRIPKEATV; encoded by the exons ATGGAGCTGCACATCCTAGAACACCGGGTGCGGGTGCTGAGCGTCGCCCGTCCCGGTCTCTGGCTCTACACCCACCCGCTCATCAAGCTGCTGTTCCTGCCCCGCCGCAGCCG gtGCAAGTTCTTCAGCCTGACGGAGACCCCTGAGGATTACACGCTTATGGTGGACGAGGAGGGCTTTAAAG AGCTGCCCCCATCTGAGTTCCTGCAAGTAGCTGAGGCCACATGGCTGGTGCTGAACGTGTCGTCTCACAGTGGTGCGGCAGTGCAGGCTGCTGGGGTCACCAAGATCGCCCGCTCGGTCATCGCGCCACTGGCCGAGCACCACGTGTCTGTGCTGATGCTGTCCACTTACCAGACGGACTTCATCCTG GTGCGGGAGCAGGACCTGTCCGTCGTGATCCACACGctggcccaggagttcgacattTACCGCGAGGTGGGCGGAGAGCCTGTGCCTGTGACGAGGGATGATTTCAGCAATGGCTTTCCCCGCACTCAGCATG CAGGGCCCAGCCCCACGGTGCATCCCATCCAGAGCCCACAGAACCGCTTCTGTGTCCTCACACTGGACCCTGAGACGCTTCCAGCCATCGCCACCACCCTCATAGATGTCCTCTTCTACTCGCACAG GTTCCCCAGTGACCTCCTGCTGACCAGCTCCTCGGGGGAGCTGTGGAGGATGGTGCGCATCGGTGGACAGCCCCTGGGCTTTG ATGAATGTGGCATCGTGGCACAGATCGCAGGTCCCCTTGCTGCCGCTGACATCTCTGCCTACTACATCAGCACCTTCAACTTCGACCATGCCCTG GTGGacatgaagcacagagaggtgaagtgccttgcccaatgtcacacagctgggCAATGCGGAACCAGAATTCCGAAAGAAG CCACCGTGTGA
- the CASTOR1 gene encoding cytosolic arginine sensor for mTORC1 subunit 1 isoform X7 — protein sequence MELHILEHRVRVLSVARPGLWLYTHPLIKLLFLPRRSRCKFFSLTETPEDYTLMVDEEGFKELPPSEFLQVAEATWLVLNVSSHSGAAVQAAGVTKIARSVIAPLAEHHVSVLMLSTYQTDFILVREQDLSVVIHTLAQEFDIYREVGGEPVPVTRDDFSNGFPRTQHAGPSPTVHPIQSPQNRFCVLTLDPETLPAIATTLIDVLFYSHRFPSDLLLTSSSGELWRMVRIGGQPLGFDECGIVAQIAGPLAAADISAYYISTFNFDHALVPEDGIGSVIEVLQRRQEGLAS from the exons ATGGAGCTGCACATCCTAGAACACCGGGTGCGGGTGCTGAGCGTCGCCCGTCCCGGTCTCTGGCTCTACACCCACCCGCTCATCAAGCTGCTGTTCCTGCCCCGCCGCAGCCG gtGCAAGTTCTTCAGCCTGACGGAGACCCCTGAGGATTACACGCTTATGGTGGACGAGGAGGGCTTTAAAG AGCTGCCCCCATCTGAGTTCCTGCAAGTAGCTGAGGCCACATGGCTGGTGCTGAACGTGTCGTCTCACAGTGGTGCGGCAGTGCAGGCTGCTGGGGTCACCAAGATCGCCCGCTCGGTCATCGCGCCACTGGCCGAGCACCACGTGTCTGTGCTGATGCTGTCCACTTACCAGACGGACTTCATCCTG GTGCGGGAGCAGGACCTGTCCGTCGTGATCCACACGctggcccaggagttcgacattTACCGCGAGGTGGGCGGAGAGCCTGTGCCTGTGACGAGGGATGATTTCAGCAATGGCTTTCCCCGCACTCAGCATG CAGGGCCCAGCCCCACGGTGCATCCCATCCAGAGCCCACAGAACCGCTTCTGTGTCCTCACACTGGACCCTGAGACGCTTCCAGCCATCGCCACCACCCTCATAGATGTCCTCTTCTACTCGCACAG GTTCCCCAGTGACCTCCTGCTGACCAGCTCCTCGGGGGAGCTGTGGAGGATGGTGCGCATCGGTGGACAGCCCCTGGGCTTTG ATGAATGTGGCATCGTGGCACAGATCGCAGGTCCCCTTGCTGCCGCTGACATCTCTGCCTACTACATCAGCACCTTCAACTTCGACCATGCCCTG GTGCCCGAGGACGGTATCGGCAGCGTCATCGAGGTCCTCCAGCGGCGGCAGGAAGGCCTGGCTTCCTGA
- the CASTOR1 gene encoding cytosolic arginine sensor for mTORC1 subunit 1 isoform X3 produces MELHILEHRVRVLSVARPGLWLYTHPLIKLLFLPRRSRCKFFSLTETPEDYTLMVDEEGFKELPPSEFLQVAEATWLVLNVSSHSGAAVQAAGVTKIARSVIAPLAEHHVSVLMLSTYQTDFILVREQDLSVVIHTLAQEFDIYREVGGEPVPVTRDDFSNGFPRTQHAGPSPTVHPIQSPQNRFCVLTLDPETLPAIATTLIDVLFYSHSTPKEAASSSPEPSSITFFAFSLIEGYISIVMDAETQKKFPSDLLLTSSSGELWRMVRIGGQPLGFDECGIVAQIAGPLAAADISAYYISTFNFDHALVPEDGIGSVIEVLQRRQEGLAS; encoded by the exons ATGGAGCTGCACATCCTAGAACACCGGGTGCGGGTGCTGAGCGTCGCCCGTCCCGGTCTCTGGCTCTACACCCACCCGCTCATCAAGCTGCTGTTCCTGCCCCGCCGCAGCCG gtGCAAGTTCTTCAGCCTGACGGAGACCCCTGAGGATTACACGCTTATGGTGGACGAGGAGGGCTTTAAAG AGCTGCCCCCATCTGAGTTCCTGCAAGTAGCTGAGGCCACATGGCTGGTGCTGAACGTGTCGTCTCACAGTGGTGCGGCAGTGCAGGCTGCTGGGGTCACCAAGATCGCCCGCTCGGTCATCGCGCCACTGGCCGAGCACCACGTGTCTGTGCTGATGCTGTCCACTTACCAGACGGACTTCATCCTG GTGCGGGAGCAGGACCTGTCCGTCGTGATCCACACGctggcccaggagttcgacattTACCGCGAGGTGGGCGGAGAGCCTGTGCCTGTGACGAGGGATGATTTCAGCAATGGCTTTCCCCGCACTCAGCATG CAGGGCCCAGCCCCACGGTGCATCCCATCCAGAGCCCACAGAACCGCTTCTGTGTCCTCACACTGGACCCTGAGACGCTTCCAGCCATCGCCACCACCCTCATAGATGTCCTCTTCTACTCGCACAG CACCCCCAAGGAGGCAGCCTCTAGCAGTCCTGAACCCAGCTCCATCACGTTCTTTGCCTTCTCCCTCATCGAGGGTTATATCTCCATTGTCATGGATGCTGAAACACAGAAAAA GTTCCCCAGTGACCTCCTGCTGACCAGCTCCTCGGGGGAGCTGTGGAGGATGGTGCGCATCGGTGGACAGCCCCTGGGCTTTG ATGAATGTGGCATCGTGGCACAGATCGCAGGTCCCCTTGCTGCCGCTGACATCTCTGCCTACTACATCAGCACCTTCAACTTCGACCATGCCCTG GTGCCCGAGGACGGTATCGGCAGCGTCATCGAGGTCCTCCAGCGGCGGCAGGAAGGCCTGGCTTCCTGA
- the CASTOR1 gene encoding cytosolic arginine sensor for mTORC1 subunit 1 isoform X8, whose translation MELHILEHRVRVLSVARPGLWLYTHPLIKLLFLPRRSRCKFFSLTETPEDYTLMVDEEGFKELPPSEFLQVAEATWLVLNVSSHSGAAVQAAGVTKIARSVIAPLAEHHVSVLMLSTYQTDFILVREQDLSVVIHTLAQEFDIYREVGGEPVPVTRDDFSNGFPRTQHGPSPTVHPIQSPQNRFCVLTLDPETLPAIATTLIDVLFYSHRFPSDLLLTSSSGELWRMVRIGGQPLGFDECGIVAQIAGPLAAADISAYYISTFNFDHALVPEDGIGSVIEVLQRRQEGLAS comes from the exons ATGGAGCTGCACATCCTAGAACACCGGGTGCGGGTGCTGAGCGTCGCCCGTCCCGGTCTCTGGCTCTACACCCACCCGCTCATCAAGCTGCTGTTCCTGCCCCGCCGCAGCCG gtGCAAGTTCTTCAGCCTGACGGAGACCCCTGAGGATTACACGCTTATGGTGGACGAGGAGGGCTTTAAAG AGCTGCCCCCATCTGAGTTCCTGCAAGTAGCTGAGGCCACATGGCTGGTGCTGAACGTGTCGTCTCACAGTGGTGCGGCAGTGCAGGCTGCTGGGGTCACCAAGATCGCCCGCTCGGTCATCGCGCCACTGGCCGAGCACCACGTGTCTGTGCTGATGCTGTCCACTTACCAGACGGACTTCATCCTG GTGCGGGAGCAGGACCTGTCCGTCGTGATCCACACGctggcccaggagttcgacattTACCGCGAGGTGGGCGGAGAGCCTGTGCCTGTGACGAGGGATGATTTCAGCAATGGCTTTCCCCGCACTCAGCATG GGCCCAGCCCCACGGTGCATCCCATCCAGAGCCCACAGAACCGCTTCTGTGTCCTCACACTGGACCCTGAGACGCTTCCAGCCATCGCCACCACCCTCATAGATGTCCTCTTCTACTCGCACAG GTTCCCCAGTGACCTCCTGCTGACCAGCTCCTCGGGGGAGCTGTGGAGGATGGTGCGCATCGGTGGACAGCCCCTGGGCTTTG ATGAATGTGGCATCGTGGCACAGATCGCAGGTCCCCTTGCTGCCGCTGACATCTCTGCCTACTACATCAGCACCTTCAACTTCGACCATGCCCTG GTGCCCGAGGACGGTATCGGCAGCGTCATCGAGGTCCTCCAGCGGCGGCAGGAAGGCCTGGCTTCCTGA
- the CASTOR1 gene encoding cytosolic arginine sensor for mTORC1 subunit 1 isoform X4, with the protein MELHILEHRVRVLSVARPGLWLYTHPLIKLLFLPRRSRCKFFSLTETPEDYTLMVDEEGFKELPPSEFLQVAEATWLVLNVSSHSGAAVQAAGVTKIARSVIAPLAEHHVSVLMLSTYQTDFILVREQDLSVVIHTLAQEFDIYREVGGEPVPVTRDDFSNGFPRTQHGPSPTVHPIQSPQNRFCVLTLDPETLPAIATTLIDVLFYSHSTPKEAASSSPEPSSITFFAFSLIEGYISIVMDAETQKKFPSDLLLTSSSGELWRMVRIGGQPLGFDECGIVAQIAGPLAAADISAYYISTFNFDHALVPEDGIGSVIEVLQRRQEGLAS; encoded by the exons ATGGAGCTGCACATCCTAGAACACCGGGTGCGGGTGCTGAGCGTCGCCCGTCCCGGTCTCTGGCTCTACACCCACCCGCTCATCAAGCTGCTGTTCCTGCCCCGCCGCAGCCG gtGCAAGTTCTTCAGCCTGACGGAGACCCCTGAGGATTACACGCTTATGGTGGACGAGGAGGGCTTTAAAG AGCTGCCCCCATCTGAGTTCCTGCAAGTAGCTGAGGCCACATGGCTGGTGCTGAACGTGTCGTCTCACAGTGGTGCGGCAGTGCAGGCTGCTGGGGTCACCAAGATCGCCCGCTCGGTCATCGCGCCACTGGCCGAGCACCACGTGTCTGTGCTGATGCTGTCCACTTACCAGACGGACTTCATCCTG GTGCGGGAGCAGGACCTGTCCGTCGTGATCCACACGctggcccaggagttcgacattTACCGCGAGGTGGGCGGAGAGCCTGTGCCTGTGACGAGGGATGATTTCAGCAATGGCTTTCCCCGCACTCAGCATG GGCCCAGCCCCACGGTGCATCCCATCCAGAGCCCACAGAACCGCTTCTGTGTCCTCACACTGGACCCTGAGACGCTTCCAGCCATCGCCACCACCCTCATAGATGTCCTCTTCTACTCGCACAG CACCCCCAAGGAGGCAGCCTCTAGCAGTCCTGAACCCAGCTCCATCACGTTCTTTGCCTTCTCCCTCATCGAGGGTTATATCTCCATTGTCATGGATGCTGAAACACAGAAAAA GTTCCCCAGTGACCTCCTGCTGACCAGCTCCTCGGGGGAGCTGTGGAGGATGGTGCGCATCGGTGGACAGCCCCTGGGCTTTG ATGAATGTGGCATCGTGGCACAGATCGCAGGTCCCCTTGCTGCCGCTGACATCTCTGCCTACTACATCAGCACCTTCAACTTCGACCATGCCCTG GTGCCCGAGGACGGTATCGGCAGCGTCATCGAGGTCCTCCAGCGGCGGCAGGAAGGCCTGGCTTCCTGA